A single window of Pseudomonas benzenivorans DNA harbors:
- a CDS encoding PA1571 family protein: MNSPKQSSEHPIKPVEPQQPVGGAIIDAEGHEVPITEGMIQQACEELDKEFVVPDSQAE, from the coding sequence ATGAACTCGCCCAAGCAGAGCTCCGAGCACCCGATCAAGCCGGTCGAACCGCAACAGCCGGTCGGTGGTGCCATCATTGACGCCGAAGGCCACGAAGTACCGATCACCGAAGGCATGATCCAGCAGGCCTGCGAAGAACTGGACAAGGAATTCGTGGTACCCGACAGTCAGGCCGAATGA
- a CDS encoding ATP-NAD kinase family protein, translating to MSRFHLGLIINPLAGLGGPAGLKGSDGVAAQALALGSAPKAAQRTRTALEGLLPVRERLEFLTFPGSMGAELLADMGFAHRVLEEAGAGPTSAADTRRAVERLQDAGVALILFAGGDGTARDVCAAVREDQPVLGIPAGVKIHSGVYAISPRAAGELTRRLVEGGLVRLASGEVRDLDETALREGRVAARWYGELCVPEEGGFVQQVKQAGVESEELVLSDLAAWLEDSWEPGVRYVFGPGSTLHGLAQNLGLQTTLLGVDVIEDGQVIAEDVNELQLHGLVADHPARLLVTAIGGQGHILGRGNQQISPRVVRAIGLDHLRVVATKRKLATLQGRPLLVDTGDVQLDDAFPDAVRVWAGYKEELLYPLSTGV from the coding sequence ATGTCGCGGTTTCACCTGGGATTGATCATCAACCCGCTGGCCGGCCTGGGCGGTCCTGCCGGGCTCAAGGGCAGCGACGGCGTCGCCGCGCAGGCCCTGGCCCTGGGTAGCGCGCCCAAGGCAGCGCAGCGCACGCGCACGGCGCTGGAGGGCTTGCTGCCGGTGCGCGAACGGCTGGAGTTCCTCACGTTTCCGGGCAGCATGGGCGCCGAGCTGCTGGCCGATATGGGCTTTGCCCATCGTGTGCTCGAAGAGGCGGGCGCCGGCCCGACCAGCGCGGCCGACACGCGCCGGGCGGTGGAGCGATTGCAGGACGCCGGCGTCGCCTTGATCCTGTTCGCCGGCGGCGACGGCACGGCCCGCGACGTCTGTGCGGCGGTGCGAGAGGATCAGCCGGTGTTGGGCATACCGGCCGGGGTGAAGATCCATTCCGGGGTGTATGCCATCAGCCCGCGGGCGGCTGGCGAGCTGACCCGGCGTCTGGTCGAGGGCGGACTGGTGCGCCTGGCCAGCGGCGAGGTGCGTGACCTCGATGAGACCGCGCTGCGCGAGGGGCGGGTGGCGGCGCGCTGGTACGGCGAACTCTGCGTGCCCGAGGAGGGCGGCTTCGTGCAGCAGGTCAAGCAGGCCGGCGTCGAGTCCGAGGAGCTGGTGCTGAGCGACCTGGCCGCCTGGCTGGAGGACAGCTGGGAGCCTGGGGTGCGCTACGTCTTTGGCCCGGGTTCGACCCTGCATGGTTTGGCGCAGAATCTGGGGCTGCAAACCACCTTGCTCGGCGTCGACGTGATCGAGGACGGCCAGGTGATCGCCGAGGATGTCAACGAGCTGCAGCTGCACGGACTGGTGGCCGATCATCCGGCGCGGCTGCTGGTGACCGCCATCGGCGGCCAGGGCCATATCCTCGGCCGCGGCAATCAGCAGATCAGCCCGAGGGTGGTGCGGGCCATCGGTCTCGATCATCTGCGGGTGGTGGCGACCAAACGCAAGCTTGCAACCCTGCAAGGCCGTCCGCTGCTGGTCGATACCGGCGATGTCCAGCTGGACGACGCCTTCCCGGACGCGGTGCGGGTCTGGGCGGGGTACAAGGAAGAGTTGCTGTATCCGCTCAGCACCGGGGTTTAA
- a CDS encoding thiol-disulfide oxidoreductase DCC family protein, with protein sequence MSSGGFPPIVQGGERVVLFDGLCKLCNGWARFLIRHDRRRLFRLASAQSAQGQAMLAWFDLPLERFDTLAYIEGRQLYVRSDAVLRILGQLDWPWRALGLLRICPRRLRDWLYDRVAQNRYTLFGRYDRCTVPDADHTGRFLHD encoded by the coding sequence ATGAGTTCAGGCGGATTCCCCCCCATCGTCCAAGGGGGCGAGCGGGTCGTGTTGTTCGACGGTCTGTGCAAGCTCTGTAATGGCTGGGCCAGGTTTTTGATCCGTCATGACCGCCGGCGGCTGTTTCGCCTGGCCTCGGCGCAGTCGGCTCAGGGGCAGGCGATGCTTGCCTGGTTCGATCTGCCGCTGGAGCGCTTCGATACCCTGGCCTATATCGAAGGCCGTCAGCTGTATGTGCGTTCCGACGCGGTGCTGCGCATCCTCGGCCAGCTTGATTGGCCCTGGCGGGCCTTGGGTCTGCTGCGCATCTGTCCGCGGCGACTACGTGACTGGCTGTACGACCGTGTCGCTCAGAACCGCTACACGCTCTTTGGTCGCTATGACCGCTGCACGGTGCCGGATGCCGATCATACCGGGCGGTTTCTGCATGACTGA
- a CDS encoding DUF3080 family protein, translated as MSPRYLILLTTLLLTACGPTDEGLALQADYLQRLNNAVEGDGAAAFRREQLLAYRMPPRRERLIDIPEIRIGLLDLLIGVRRCPALQQQISLRNSSLGKQLQPSNRLAYEGDLLRALEDCRNALVRSPDPALSATLAELAEEKRRQLPAVFWNALNASGEVERYLRFADQALPTSAQEDDAALDALAQLAAIGNGLPQRLPPPVAQLDPLLFALHSSVQGGQLITSLSSLTHTLIQASQLLEGRQQRRPACPQGKPTPRGRILQNIFVKFYAGGLQPYLAQVHQRGERWSLHLRQLSEAPQAPAATRTYLLSLGGAEASLWEMFQQANRRHVRAWQQTLKRCGLAPGQAGWEGQAASSDQ; from the coding sequence ATGAGCCCCAGATACCTGATTCTGCTGACGACCCTGCTGCTCACGGCCTGCGGCCCGACCGACGAAGGCCTGGCCTTGCAGGCCGACTACCTGCAGCGCCTGAACAACGCGGTCGAAGGCGACGGCGCCGCGGCCTTCCGGCGCGAGCAACTGCTGGCCTACCGCATGCCGCCACGCCGCGAACGACTGATCGACATCCCCGAGATTCGCATCGGCCTGCTCGACCTGCTGATCGGCGTACGCCGCTGCCCGGCCCTGCAGCAACAGATCAGCCTGCGCAACAGCAGTCTCGGCAAGCAGCTGCAGCCGAGCAATCGGCTGGCCTACGAGGGCGACCTGCTGCGCGCCCTGGAAGACTGCCGCAACGCTCTTGTGCGCAGCCCTGACCCGGCGCTGAGCGCCACCCTCGCGGAGCTGGCCGAAGAAAAGCGCCGGCAGCTGCCCGCGGTGTTCTGGAATGCGCTCAATGCCAGCGGCGAGGTCGAACGCTACCTGCGCTTCGCCGACCAGGCCTTGCCCACATCCGCCCAGGAGGACGACGCTGCGCTGGACGCCCTGGCGCAGCTGGCCGCCATTGGCAACGGGCTACCGCAGCGCCTGCCGCCGCCCGTGGCGCAACTCGATCCGCTGCTCTTCGCCCTGCACAGCAGTGTTCAGGGCGGCCAACTCATCACCAGCCTTTCCAGCCTCACGCACACGCTGATTCAGGCCAGCCAGCTGCTGGAAGGCCGCCAGCAGCGCCGGCCGGCCTGCCCCCAGGGCAAACCGACGCCGCGCGGACGAATCCTGCAGAACATCTTCGTCAAGTTCTATGCCGGCGGGCTGCAGCCCTATCTGGCCCAGGTGCATCAGCGCGGCGAGCGCTGGAGTCTGCATCTGCGCCAGCTGAGCGAGGCGCCGCAGGCGCCAGCAGCCACGCGGACCTACCTGCTGAGCCTGGGCGGGGCCGAGGCGTCGCTCTGGGAAATGTTCCAGCAGGCCAACAGGCGCCATGTGCGGGCCTGGCAGCAGACCCTGAAGCGCTGCGGCCTGGCGCCGGGTCAGGCCGGTTGGGAGGGCCAGGCCGCCAGCAGCGACCAATAG
- the rlmM gene encoding 23S rRNA (cytidine(2498)-2'-O)-methyltransferase RlmM — protein MNTLLLHCRPGFENEVCAEISEHAAHQQVAGYAKAKPSSAYAEFICTEADGAERLMGAVRFNRLIFPRQWARGSFVELPESDRISVLLAHLADVPTCGSLWLEVLDTNDGKELSNFCKKFEAPLRKALAKAGKLVEDPHKPRLLLTFLSGRQVFLGLAEANNSAQWPMGIPRLKFPREAPSRSTLKLEEAWHTFIPREQWDERLSGDMTGVDLGAAPGGWTYQLVRRGMLVTAIDNGPMAESLMDTGLVQHLMVDGFTYKPRQTVDWMVCDIVEKPARSAALLETWIGEGLCREAVVNLKLPMKQRYAEVRRLLQRLEDAFAARKIRVSIACKQLYHDREEVTCHLRRLGK, from the coding sequence ATGAATACTTTGTTACTGCACTGTCGCCCCGGTTTCGAAAACGAGGTCTGCGCGGAGATCAGCGAGCATGCCGCCCATCAGCAGGTGGCCGGCTACGCCAAGGCCAAGCCGAGTTCGGCCTATGCCGAGTTCATCTGCACTGAAGCGGACGGCGCCGAGCGGCTGATGGGCGCGGTGCGCTTCAATCGGCTGATCTTTCCTCGGCAGTGGGCGCGCGGGTCCTTCGTCGAACTGCCGGAAAGCGACCGCATCAGTGTGCTGCTGGCGCATCTGGCGGACGTTCCTACTTGCGGCAGCCTGTGGCTGGAAGTGCTGGATACCAACGACGGCAAGGAGCTGTCGAATTTCTGCAAGAAGTTCGAGGCGCCGCTGCGCAAGGCCCTGGCCAAGGCCGGCAAGTTGGTCGAAGACCCGCACAAGCCGCGCCTGCTGCTGACCTTCCTGAGCGGCCGTCAGGTGTTCCTCGGCCTGGCCGAGGCAAATAATAGCGCCCAGTGGCCGATGGGCATCCCGCGCCTGAAGTTTCCCCGCGAAGCGCCGAGTCGCTCGACCCTCAAGCTGGAGGAGGCCTGGCACACCTTCATTCCGCGCGAGCAGTGGGACGAGCGACTGTCGGGCGACATGACCGGCGTAGACCTCGGGGCCGCCCCCGGCGGCTGGACCTACCAGCTGGTCAGGCGCGGCATGCTGGTGACCGCCATCGACAACGGGCCGATGGCCGAGAGTCTGATGGATACCGGACTGGTGCAGCACCTGATGGTCGATGGCTTCACCTACAAACCGCGACAGACGGTGGACTGGATGGTCTGCGACATCGTCGAGAAACCCGCGCGCAGCGCCGCCTTGCTGGAAACCTGGATCGGCGAGGGGCTGTGCCGCGAGGCGGTGGTCAACCTCAAGCTGCCGATGAAGCAGCGCTACGCGGAGGTGCGCCGCCTGCTGCAGCGGCTCGAGGACGCCTTCGCGGCGCGCAAGATCAGGGTGTCGATCGCCTGCAAGCAGCTGTACCACGACCGCGAGGAAGTCACCTGCCACCTGCGTCGCCTGGGCAAATAG
- the acnA gene encoding aconitate hydratase AcnA — MPSLDSLNSRRSLAVGSETYQYFSLPEAAKTLGNIDKLPMSLKVLLENLLRWEDGNTVSGDDLQAMSDWLHKRSSEREIQYRPARVLMQDFTGVPAVVDLAAMRDAMAKAGGDPQKINPLSPVDLVIDHSVMVDKFASEAAFSQNVAIEMQRNGERYAFLRWGQHAFANFSVVPPGTGICHQVNLEYLGRTVWTKEEDGQTLAYPDTLVGTDSHTTMINGLGVLGWGVGGIEAEAAMLGQPVSMLIPEVIGFKLTGKLKEGITATDLVLTVTQMLRGKGVVGKFVEFYGDGLADLPLADRATIANMAPEYGATCGFFPVDDITLGYLRLSGRPEQSVKLVEAYCKAQGLWREPGAEPLFTDTMALDLGSVEASLAGPKRPQDRVALSQVSKAFDEFMGLQMKPSPKEESRLLNEGGGGAAVGGTAQGAEADYEHDGQTHKLKDGAVVIAAITSCTNTSNPSVMMAAGLLAKKAVEKGLKRKPWVKSSLAPGSKVVTDYFKAAGLTQYLDELGFDLVGYGCTTCIGNSGPLLEPIEKAVQENDLTVASVLSGNRNFEGRVHPLVKTNWLASPPLVVAYALAGSVRMHIGEEPLGHGKDGKPVYLKDIWPSQKEIAEAIQKVDTAMFHKEYAEVFAGDEQWQSIEVPDADTYAWKDDSTYIKHPPFFESIADAPPHIGDIHQARILALLGDSVTTDHISPAGNIKADSPAGRYLREQGVEPKDFNSYGSRRGNHEVMMRGTFANIRIRNEMLDGEEGGNTLHVPSGEKLAIFDAAMRYQEAGTPLVVIAGKEYGTGSSRDWAAKGTNLLGVKAVIAESFERIHRSNLVGMGVLPLQFKAGQDRKALKLSGRESLSICGLDGVDLHPRMNLTVEIKREDGSAERFEVLCRIDTVNEVEYFKAGGILHYVLRQLIAGD; from the coding sequence ATGCCTTCCCTAGATAGCCTGAACAGTCGCCGCAGCCTTGCAGTCGGCAGCGAGACCTACCAGTACTTCAGCCTGCCGGAGGCCGCCAAGACCCTCGGCAACATCGACAAACTGCCGATGTCGCTGAAGGTGCTGCTGGAGAACCTGTTGCGCTGGGAGGACGGCAATACCGTCAGTGGCGATGACCTGCAGGCCATGAGCGACTGGCTGCACAAGCGCAGTTCGGAACGCGAGATCCAGTACCGCCCGGCCCGGGTGCTGATGCAGGATTTCACCGGCGTGCCGGCGGTAGTCGACCTGGCCGCCATGCGCGACGCCATGGCCAAGGCCGGTGGCGACCCGCAGAAGATCAACCCGCTGTCGCCGGTCGACCTGGTCATCGACCATTCGGTGATGGTCGATAAGTTCGCCAGCGAGGCCGCCTTCTCGCAGAACGTGGCCATCGAGATGCAGCGCAATGGCGAGCGCTATGCCTTCCTGCGCTGGGGCCAGCACGCCTTCGCCAACTTCAGCGTGGTGCCGCCGGGCACCGGCATCTGCCACCAGGTCAACCTGGAATACCTCGGCCGCACCGTGTGGACCAAGGAGGAAGACGGCCAGACCTTGGCCTATCCCGACACCCTGGTCGGCACCGACTCGCACACCACCATGATCAACGGCCTCGGCGTGCTCGGCTGGGGCGTCGGCGGCATCGAGGCGGAAGCCGCCATGCTCGGCCAGCCGGTCTCGATGCTGATTCCCGAGGTGATCGGCTTCAAGCTCACCGGCAAACTCAAGGAAGGCATCACCGCCACCGACCTGGTGCTGACCGTCACCCAGATGCTGCGCGGCAAGGGTGTGGTTGGCAAGTTCGTCGAATTCTACGGCGACGGCCTCGCCGACCTGCCGCTGGCCGATCGCGCCACCATCGCCAACATGGCCCCGGAATACGGTGCGACCTGTGGTTTCTTCCCGGTCGATGACATCACCCTGGGCTACCTGCGTCTGTCCGGCCGTCCGGAGCAGAGCGTCAAGCTGGTCGAGGCCTACTGCAAGGCTCAGGGATTGTGGCGCGAACCAGGCGCAGAGCCGCTGTTCACGGACACCATGGCACTCGACCTGGGTAGCGTCGAGGCCAGCCTGGCCGGGCCCAAGCGACCGCAGGACAGGGTTGCCCTGTCACAGGTCAGCAAGGCCTTCGATGAGTTCATGGGGTTGCAGATGAAGCCCAGCCCCAAGGAGGAGAGCCGCCTGCTCAACGAGGGCGGCGGCGGCGCCGCGGTCGGCGGTACCGCGCAGGGCGCCGAGGCCGACTACGAACATGACGGCCAGACCCACAAGCTCAAGGACGGTGCCGTGGTGATCGCCGCGATCACCTCCTGCACCAACACCTCCAACCCCAGCGTGATGATGGCGGCCGGCCTGCTGGCCAAGAAGGCCGTGGAAAAAGGCCTGAAACGCAAACCCTGGGTGAAGAGTTCGCTGGCGCCCGGCTCCAAGGTGGTGACCGACTACTTCAAGGCCGCCGGCCTGACCCAATACCTGGACGAACTGGGCTTCGACCTGGTCGGTTACGGCTGCACCACCTGCATCGGCAACTCCGGGCCGCTGCTCGAGCCCATCGAGAAAGCCGTCCAGGAAAATGATCTGACAGTGGCGTCGGTGCTGTCGGGCAACCGCAACTTCGAGGGTCGCGTTCATCCGCTGGTGAAAACCAACTGGCTGGCTTCGCCGCCGCTGGTCGTCGCCTATGCCCTGGCTGGCAGCGTGCGCATGCACATCGGCGAGGAACCCCTGGGCCACGGCAAGGACGGCAAGCCCGTCTACCTGAAGGACATCTGGCCGAGCCAGAAGGAGATCGCCGAGGCGATCCAGAAGGTCGACACGGCGATGTTCCACAAGGAATACGCCGAGGTGTTCGCCGGCGACGAGCAGTGGCAGTCCATCGAGGTGCCGGACGCCGACACCTACGCCTGGAAGGACGACTCCACCTACATCAAACACCCGCCGTTCTTCGAGAGCATCGCCGACGCGCCACCGCATATCGGCGACATCCATCAGGCGCGGATTCTCGCCCTGCTGGGCGACTCGGTGACCACCGACCACATCTCCCCGGCCGGCAACATCAAGGCTGACAGCCCGGCCGGACGCTACCTGCGCGAGCAGGGCGTCGAGCCGAAAGACTTCAATTCCTACGGCTCGCGCCGCGGCAACCACGAGGTGATGATGCGCGGCACCTTCGCCAATATTCGCATCCGCAACGAGATGCTCGATGGCGAGGAAGGCGGCAACACCCTGCACGTGCCGAGCGGCGAGAAACTGGCCATTTTCGACGCGGCCATGCGCTATCAGGAGGCTGGCACGCCGCTGGTGGTAATTGCCGGCAAGGAGTACGGCACCGGCTCCTCCCGCGACTGGGCGGCCAAGGGCACCAACCTGCTCGGGGTAAAGGCCGTGATCGCCGAGAGCTTCGAGCGCATTCACCGCTCCAACCTGGTCGGCATGGGCGTGCTGCCCCTGCAGTTCAAGGCGGGACAGGACCGTAAGGCGCTGAAGCTGAGCGGCCGGGAAAGCCTGAGCATCTGCGGCCTGGACGGCGTCGACTTGCACCCGCGCATGAACCTGACGGTGGAGATAAAGCGAGAGGATGGTTCCGCCGAACGCTTCGAAGTGCTGTGCCGCATCGACACGGTCAACGAGGTCGAGTACTTCAAGGCCGGCGGCATCCTGCACTACGTGCTGCGTCAGTTGATAGCCGGCGACTGA
- a CDS encoding gamma-glutamylcyclotransferase family protein, with protein MGWYFAYGSNMNPVRMQARGLSVREAMPGRLPGYALCFNKRAVDRPGCAYANIRHQRDAVVEGVLYRLAELEEIAKLDPFEGTPIYYSRERLAIVTAHGVQPAWVYIANPAFRQEGLLPARDYLDHLLAGREYLSASYWSLLAAWPSQPA; from the coding sequence ATGGGCTGGTACTTCGCTTACGGCTCGAACATGAACCCGGTGCGCATGCAGGCCCGCGGGCTGAGTGTGCGTGAGGCCATGCCAGGACGCTTGCCGGGCTATGCGCTGTGCTTCAACAAGCGCGCGGTGGACCGTCCGGGATGTGCCTATGCCAACATCCGCCATCAGCGCGACGCTGTGGTGGAGGGCGTGCTCTATCGCCTGGCTGAACTGGAGGAGATCGCCAAGCTCGATCCGTTCGAAGGCACGCCTATCTATTACAGTCGTGAGCGCCTGGCGATCGTGACCGCCCATGGGGTGCAGCCGGCCTGGGTGTATATCGCCAATCCGGCCTTTCGCCAGGAGGGCCTGCTGCCGGCCCGCGACTATCTGGATCACTTGCTGGCGGGGCGTGAATACCTCTCGGCCTCCTATTGGTCGCTGCTGGCGGCCTGGCCCTCCCAACCGGCCTGA
- a CDS encoding MATE family efflux transporter, with the protein MPVEPRLQRVRTELRGLLLLATPIIIAQLAHTAMGFVDTVMAGRVGPRDLAAVALGNSIWVPVFLLMTGILLATTPKVAQRFGAGEQAAIGPLVRQALWLALAVGGAAAALLWNAEAILHLMGIEPKLIPPTMGYLRAVACGFPAVALFHVLRCYSDGLGHTRPTMVLGLIGLVLNIPLNYIFIYGKLGLPAMGGVGCGWATALVMAFMLLGMLWWVKWAPYYQTSQLFERFERPQWPVIRPLLALGLPMGIAVFAESSIFAVIALLIGGLGATVVAGHQIALNFSSMVFMIPYSLGMAVTVRVGQALGRRDPRGARFAAGVGMASALTYACLSASLILLLREQIVQIYSPDPAVIALAAGLIVYAALFQLSDAVQVTAAGALRGYQDTRVTMLLTLFAYWGIGLPVGYSLGLTDWFGEPSGPRGLWQGLVVGLTCAAIMLALRLSSSARRHIRAAKLGQ; encoded by the coding sequence ATGCCCGTCGAACCGCGCCTGCAGCGCGTGCGCACCGAATTGCGCGGCCTGCTGCTATTGGCCACACCGATCATCATCGCCCAGCTGGCGCACACCGCCATGGGCTTTGTCGACACGGTGATGGCCGGCCGCGTCGGCCCACGGGACCTGGCGGCAGTGGCCCTGGGCAACTCGATCTGGGTGCCGGTGTTCCTGCTCATGACCGGCATCCTGCTGGCCACCACGCCGAAGGTGGCGCAACGCTTCGGCGCCGGCGAGCAGGCCGCCATCGGCCCACTGGTGCGCCAGGCGCTGTGGCTGGCGCTGGCCGTGGGCGGCGCTGCCGCCGCGCTGCTGTGGAACGCCGAAGCCATCCTGCACCTGATGGGTATCGAGCCGAAGCTGATCCCCCCCACCATGGGTTACCTGCGCGCGGTGGCCTGCGGGTTTCCAGCGGTGGCGCTGTTCCACGTGCTGCGTTGCTACAGCGACGGCCTCGGTCATACCCGGCCGACCATGGTGCTGGGCCTTATCGGCCTGGTGTTGAATATCCCGCTGAACTACATCTTCATCTACGGCAAGCTGGGCCTGCCGGCCATGGGGGGCGTCGGCTGCGGCTGGGCGACCGCCCTGGTCATGGCCTTCATGCTGTTGGGCATGCTCTGGTGGGTGAAGTGGGCACCCTATTACCAGACCAGCCAGCTGTTCGAGCGTTTCGAACGGCCGCAGTGGCCGGTGATCCGGCCCCTGCTGGCGCTCGGCCTGCCGATGGGCATCGCGGTATTCGCCGAGTCAAGCATCTTCGCGGTGATCGCCCTGCTGATCGGCGGACTGGGCGCCACCGTGGTCGCCGGCCACCAGATCGCCCTGAACTTCAGCTCGATGGTGTTCATGATCCCCTATTCGCTGGGGATGGCGGTCACCGTGCGAGTCGGCCAGGCCCTGGGGCGCCGCGACCCGCGCGGCGCACGCTTCGCCGCCGGCGTCGGCATGGCCAGCGCGCTGACCTATGCCTGCCTGTCCGCCAGCCTGATCCTGTTGCTGCGCGAGCAGATCGTGCAGATCTACAGCCCGGACCCGGCCGTGATCGCCCTGGCCGCCGGGCTGATCGTCTATGCCGCGCTGTTCCAGCTGTCCGACGCCGTGCAGGTCACCGCCGCCGGCGCCTTGCGCGGCTACCAGGACACCCGGGTGACCATGCTACTGACCCTGTTCGCCTACTGGGGCATCGGCCTGCCGGTCGGCTACAGCCTGGGCCTGACCGACTGGTTCGGCGAGCCCAGTGGTCCGCGCGGTCTGTGGCAGGGCCTGGTGGTGGGCCTGACCTGCGCGGCGATCATGCTGGCGCTACGCCTGTCCAGCAGCGCGCGGCGGCATATCCGCGCGGCTAAGCTGGGGCAATGA
- the pdxB gene encoding 4-phosphoerythronate dehydrogenase PdxB — MRIVADENIPLLDEFFADFGEIRRYPGRAIDRATLADAELLLVRSVTRVDRALVEGSALRFVGTCTIGTDHLELDALQQAGIGWASAPGCNARGVVDYVLGSLLALAERQGVDLAGRTYGVVGAGQVGARLVEALRGLGWRVLVCDPPRQAAEGGDFVDLDQLIEVCDVISLHTPLAREGEHPTHHLFDAARLARLKTGCWLINASRGAVVANAALRELLARRGDLQVVLDVWEGEPQVDVELAALCQIATPHIAGYSLDGKLRGTAQIYQAACRQLGREPVQTLDELMPVPWLAQMSLDAGADPAWALTALCRAVYDPRRDDADFRRTLGGDEASRRGGFDALRKHYPVRREIEGLRVAVQGESAQLVQLVKALGATLC, encoded by the coding sequence ATGCGAATTGTCGCGGACGAAAACATCCCTCTACTCGATGAGTTCTTCGCCGATTTCGGCGAGATTCGTCGCTATCCCGGCCGCGCCATCGATCGCGCGACCCTGGCCGATGCCGAGTTGCTGCTGGTGCGTTCGGTGACCCGGGTCGATCGGGCGCTGGTGGAGGGCAGTGCCCTGCGCTTTGTCGGCACCTGCACCATCGGCACCGATCACCTCGAGCTGGATGCCTTGCAGCAGGCCGGCATCGGCTGGGCCAGCGCGCCGGGCTGCAACGCCCGCGGGGTGGTCGACTACGTGCTTGGCAGCTTGCTGGCGCTGGCCGAGCGACAGGGCGTGGACCTGGCCGGGCGTACCTACGGGGTGGTCGGTGCGGGTCAGGTCGGCGCGCGCCTGGTCGAGGCGCTGCGGGGACTGGGCTGGCGTGTACTGGTGTGCGATCCGCCGAGGCAGGCCGCCGAAGGTGGCGACTTCGTCGACCTGGACCAGCTGATCGAGGTGTGCGACGTCATCAGCCTGCATACGCCACTGGCGCGCGAGGGTGAGCATCCGACCCACCATCTGTTCGATGCCGCGCGCTTGGCGCGGCTCAAGACCGGTTGCTGGTTGATCAATGCCAGCCGTGGCGCGGTGGTGGCCAACGCCGCCCTGCGCGAGCTGCTTGCGCGGCGTGGCGACCTGCAGGTGGTGCTGGATGTCTGGGAAGGGGAGCCGCAGGTGGATGTCGAGCTGGCCGCGCTATGCCAGATCGCCACCCCGCACATTGCCGGTTATAGCCTGGATGGCAAGCTGCGGGGGACGGCGCAGATCTACCAGGCCGCCTGCCGCCAGCTGGGGCGCGAGCCGGTGCAGACCCTGGATGAGCTGATGCCTGTGCCCTGGCTGGCACAGATGAGCCTGGATGCCGGGGCCGATCCGGCCTGGGCGCTGACGGCGCTGTGCCGCGCGGTGTACGACCCGCGTCGCGACGATGCCGATTTTCGTCGCACGCTGGGCGGTGACGAGGCGAGCCGCCGGGGGGGCTTCGACGCGTTGCGCAAACATTATCCGGTACGCCGCGAAATCGAAGGCCTGCGGGTCGCAGTGCAGGGTGAGTCAGCGCAGCTGGTGCAGTTGGTCAAGGCCCTGGGCGCGACGCTGTGCTAG
- the tusA gene encoding sulfurtransferase TusA, whose product MSLRTDATHDDLLDATGLNCPEPVMMLHNKVRDLPAGGLLKVIATDPSTRRDIPKFCVFLGHELLEQAEEAGTYLYWIRKKVD is encoded by the coding sequence ATGTCCCTGCGAACCGATGCCACCCACGACGACCTTCTCGATGCCACCGGGCTGAACTGCCCGGAACCGGTGATGATGCTGCACAACAAGGTCCGCGACCTTCCAGCCGGCGGCCTGCTCAAGGTGATCGCCACCGATCCCTCGACCCGCCGCGACATCCCCAAGTTCTGCGTGTTCCTTGGCCACGAGCTGCTGGAGCAGGCCGAAGAGGCCGGCACCTACCTGTACTGGATACGCAAGAAGGTCGACTGA